One window of Choristoneura fumiferana chromosome 13, NRCan_CFum_1, whole genome shotgun sequence genomic DNA carries:
- the LOC141433903 gene encoding transmembrane protein 135-like — MEISKPFFAKAYPDLDCNVLLHPWNESCVDSIPYTYMHSFIGSAKFYSLIYAAQIAMRGKKLKNKEEWIKMGQYYARSTLLGAVVCGTCCTLGCILRRMLGSKFQYHAIFLIPSTINGVCIYLEPPSRRSLVINLFSSLMLEYWLRTAERAGYISMTKSKQTLMFMLSSAFLFYLMRLEGDKKERTPLFW; from the exons ATGGAAATAAGCAAGCCCTTTTTTGCCAAGGCCTACCCAGATTTAGACTGCAATGTCCTTCTCCATCCATGGAATGAGAGTTGCGTGGACTCCATTCCATACACATACATGCATTCCTTCATAGGCAGTGCTAAATTCTATTCCTTAATCTATGCG GCACAAATTGCGATGCGaggaaaaaagttaaaaaacaaaGAAGAATGGATCAAAATGGGGCAGTACTATGCCCGGTCTACACTGCTGGGCGCCGTAGTTTGTGGTACTTGCTGTACCTTGGGATGTATTCTCAg aCGAATGCTTGGTAGTAAATTCCAATACCacgctatttttttaataccaagCACGATAAATGGAGTCTGCATATACCTTGAGCCACCTAGCCGGAGAAGTCTAGTCATCAATCTCTTCTCCAGcttg ATGTTGGAGTACTGGCTTCGTACTGCGGAAAGAGCTGGTTACATTTCGATGACGAAATCGAAACAGACGCTCATGTTCATGCTGAGTAGTGCGTTCCTTTTCTACCTCATGCGCTTAGAAGGAGACAAAAAAGAGCGAACACCACTATTCTGGTAA